A stretch of the Sulfurimonas sp. HSL-1656 genome encodes the following:
- a CDS encoding secondary thiamine-phosphate synthase enzyme YjbQ has protein sequence MKTLTLTTKSKTEITDITEDVREAVITSGVKEGICVVFTPHTTTGILLSENVDPRLQRDLLGSLARIAPDNVRYAHGGGNAAAHIKSARTGVSVTLPVVGGRPLLGEWQGVLFAEFDGPREAREVMIKIIAG, from the coding sequence ATGAAAACATTGACGCTCACGACCAAAAGCAAAACGGAGATCACCGACATTACTGAAGACGTCAGGGAAGCCGTGATCACTTCGGGGGTCAAAGAGGGGATCTGCGTCGTCTTTACCCCGCATACGACGACGGGGATCCTGCTCTCCGAGAACGTCGACCCGCGGCTGCAGCGCGACCTGCTGGGATCGCTCGCGCGGATCGCGCCGGACAACGTCCGTTACGCCCACGGCGGCGGCAACGCCGCGGCCCACATCAAGTCGGCGCGCACCGGTGTCAGCGTGACCCTCCCCGTCGTCGGCGGCCGCCCGCTGCTGGGCGAATGGCAAGGCGTGCTCTTTGCCGAGTTCGACGGGCCGCGCGAGGCACGCGAAGTCATGATCAAGATCATCGCCGGCTAG
- a CDS encoding pseudouridine synthase, translating into MTRLNKFISHHSTYSRREADRAIQDGYVRINGEVVTNPATQVDEKNDEVYISGKKVSTVEKMTVIVYNKPRGELVTKKDPQGRRTIYDTLEKPYKHFIPVGRLDYATEGLLLLTDSPRVASVLMHSALERVYKVKIKGPVTEAMEEAMREGMHLEDASAGGHGKSDIEAMTFAPFYAFQVQKNRHDYSILKIAIGEGKNREIRRFFAHFGAEVADLKRLSYGGVELNNLPTGKTRFLSRSEYASLRDFIKEEEKKK; encoded by the coding sequence ATGACGCGTCTCAACAAATTCATCTCGCACCACTCCACCTATTCGCGCCGCGAGGCCGACCGCGCCATCCAGGACGGGTATGTCCGCATCAACGGCGAGGTCGTCACGAACCCCGCTACCCAGGTCGACGAAAAGAACGACGAGGTCTACATCAGCGGGAAAAAAGTCAGTACCGTCGAGAAGATGACCGTCATCGTCTACAACAAACCCCGCGGCGAACTCGTCACCAAAAAAGACCCCCAGGGGCGCCGTACCATCTACGACACCCTTGAGAAGCCGTACAAGCACTTCATTCCCGTCGGACGGCTCGACTACGCCACCGAGGGGCTGCTGCTGTTGACCGACAGTCCCCGCGTCGCTTCCGTGCTGATGCACTCCGCGCTGGAACGGGTCTACAAGGTGAAGATCAAAGGGCCCGTGACCGAGGCGATGGAAGAGGCGATGCGGGAGGGGATGCACCTCGAGGACGCCTCGGCCGGAGGCCATGGCAAAAGTGATATCGAAGCAATGACCTTCGCCCCCTTCTACGCCTTCCAGGTGCAGAAGAACCGCCACGACTACTCCATCCTCAAGATCGCTATCGGCGAGGGGAAGAACCGCGAGATCCGCCGTTTCTTCGCCCATTTCGGCGCCGAGGTCGCCGACCTGAAACGCCTCTCCTACGGCGGGGTCGAACTTAACAACCTGCCGACGGGGAAAACGCGCTTCCTTTCGCGCAGCGAATACGCCAGTCTGCGCGACTTCATCAAAGAAGAGGAGAAGAAGAAATGA